In a single window of the Rhodamnia argentea isolate NSW1041297 chromosome 2, ASM2092103v1, whole genome shotgun sequence genome:
- the LOC115750708 gene encoding protein TRACHEARY ELEMENT DIFFERENTIATION-RELATED 7A-like yields MASPTVNTYNTPSFPPPPPPSRPSSNPPPPAATPPPHPKSPPPSPSRPHPFTPPPPDVHPPPHPHPIAPPPPHPLPPPPGPDHHPTIIVIVFISCGGLLFFAFMVAALFCWMKKKKKTEQKAKLIHFEEHRKVKETIVEGPHGTEAIVLSVEDDVVFDEEIKKSEKMEKGLHAKSDNEDSSFIEIERASSDPSDHHRGRQDHPAGHKG; encoded by the coding sequence ATGGCCTCCCCAACCGTCAACACTTACAACACCCCCTCtttcccaccaccaccaccaccatctcgCCCTTCTTCAAACCCGCCTCCGCCGGCGGCAACCCCTCCACCGCATCCCAAATCGccaccgccgtcgccgtcgcggCCCCACCCCTTCACTCCGCCGCCACCTGACGTGCACCCACCACCGCATCCCCACCCCATCGCCCCGCCACCGCCGCACCCGTTGCCGCCTCCGCCGGGGCCCGACCACCACCCGACGATCATCGTCATCGTGTTCATCTCGTGCGGGGGGCTCCTGTTCTTTGCGTTCATGGTGGCGGCTCTCTTCTGCtggatgaaaaagaagaagaagacggagcAAAAGGCCAAGTTGATCCATTTCGAGGAGCACAGGAAGGTGAAGGAGACCATTGTTGAAGGTCCTCATGGCACGGAAGCCATAGTGCTCTCTGTAGAAGACGATGTGGTCTTTGATGAAGAGATTAAGAAGAGTGAAAAGATGGAGAAGGGTTTGCATGCCAAGAGTGATAATGAGGATTCGAGCTTCATCGAGATCGAAAGAGCTTCGTCTGATCCGTCTGACCATCACCGCGGCCGTCAAGACCACCCCGCAGGGCACAAGGGATAA
- the LOC115750726 gene encoding putative UDP-glucuronate:xylan alpha-glucuronosyltransferase 3 isoform X2, which translates to MKRLSPPSAEQSGRRMFPRSKYSNDMEKALDSPIQDRDSNYKNPTMKVLLIIILFGSFLTIYRSHNFHLMDDDSSSSPSRLPTTGKLSRESTAANHEYTSSLDIEWDQISNVIEESIDKDEYEVIGLLNFDRNETNRWKQLFPESEHVVLRLDSVRGDITWESLYPEWIDEEQHSQVPNCPTLPQVHVPGKPRVHLIAVKLPCDKSRRWSRDVARLHLQLEAARLAASAKSYSPVRVLLVTDCLPIPNLFACKDLLASEGYARLYEPDLDKLQEKFLLPIGSCELAFPLEPKAQFHSERSRREAYATILHSAHVYVCGAIAAAQSIRMSGSTRDLVILVDEMISEHHRAGLEAAGWKVHTIQRIRNPRAQPGAYNEWNYSKFRLWQLTDYDKIIFIDADQLVLRNIDFLFRMPELSATGNNGSLFNSGVMVIEPSNCTFKLLMDHINEIESYNGGDQGYLNEIFTWWHRIPKHMNFLKHFWEGDDEETKLMKTSLFGADPPVLYVLHYLGLKPWLCFRDYDCNWNVDYYREFASDAAHRTWWKLHDTMPEHLQKFCLLSSKQKAALEWDRRRAKGGNYMDGHWKIEITDERLQACSEDFCSWESMLLHWGGKNRTDNAATDSSITQTTGNQSFSSL; encoded by the exons ATGAAGCGCCTGTCTCCTCCATCAGc AGAACAATCGGGCAGAAGAATGTTTCCGAGAAGCAAGTATTCCAATGACATGGAAAAGGCCCTCGATTCACCCATCCAAGACAGGGACTCCAACTACAAGAATCCGACCATGAAAGTGCTCCTTATCATCATTTTGTTCGGGTCGTTCCTCACAATCTACCGGTCCCATAACTTTCATTTGATGGATGATGACTCTTCGAGCTCTCCTTCCCG GCTTCCCACCACTGGCAAACTGTCAAGAGAGAGTACCGCCGCCAACCATGAGTACACGTCGTCCCTAGATATCGAATGGGATCAAATCTCGAATGTGATCGAGGAATCTATCGACAAGGACGAGTATGAGGTCATTGGCCTTCTCAACTTCGACAGGAACGAAACCAATCGCTGGAAGCAGCTGTTCCCAGAATCCGAGCATGTAGTTTTGCGCCTGGACTCCGTACGAGGGGACATAACCTGGGAATCTCTCTATCCTGAATGGATCGACGAGGAACAACATTCCCAGGTCCCAAATTGTCCTACCCTCCCTCAGGTTCACGTCCCAGGTAAACCACGCGTCCATCTCATCGCCGTCAAGCTTCCTTGTGACAAGTCAAGAAGGTGGTCTAGGGATGTGGCTCGGCTCCACTTGCAGCTCGAAGCAGCGAGGCTCGCCGCCTCTGCTAAGAGTTACAGTCCCGTGCGAGTGCTTCTCGTGACTGATTGCCTTCCCATCCCGAATCTATTCGCGTGCAAGGACTTGCTAGCAAGCGAAGGCTATGCACGGCTGTACGAGCCCGACCTCGACAAGCTGCAGGAAAAGTTTCTGCTCCCGATAGGGTCGTGCGAACTTGCCTTTCCTCTCGAGCCGAAAG CACAATTTCACTCGGAGAGATCTCGTCGAGAAGCGTACGCTACCATCCTGCATTCGGCTCACGTTTATGTTTGCGGTGCCATCGCTGCAGCTCAAAGCATACGAATGTCGGGTTCCACGCGAGATCTCGTGATCCTCGTGGACGAAATGATCAGCGAACATCACCGAGCTGGGCTGGAGGCTGCCGGGTGGAAAGTCCACACGATCCAGCGGATCAGAAACCCAAGAGCGCAGCCTGGTGCCTACAACGAATGGAACTACAGCAAGTTCCGCCTCTGGCAGTTGACAGACTACGACAAGATCATTTTCATCGACGCCGATCAACTGGTCCTTAGAAACATTGATTTCCTTTTCAGGATGCCGGAATTGTCCGCCACAGGAAACAACGGCTCCTTGTTCAACTCCGGCGTGATGGTGATCGAGCCCTCAAACTGCACATTCAAGCTGCTCATGGACCACATCAACGAGATTGAGTCCTACAATGGTGGCGACCAAGG GTACTTGAACGAGATATTCACCTGGTGGCACCGAATTCCTAAGCACATGAACTTCTTGAAGCACTTCTGGGAAGGAGACGATGAGGAGACGAAGCTGATGAAGACAAGCCTGTTTGGGGCTGACCCGCCGGTCCTTTACGTCCTCCACTATCTAGGACTCAAGCCGTGGCTGTGCTTCAGGGACTACGATTGCAACTGGAACGTGGACTACTACCGAGAGTTCGCGAGCGATGCAGCACACAGGACGTGGTGGAAGCTGCACGACACCATGCCGGAACATCTGCAGAAGTTCTGTCTGCTGAGCTCAAAGCAGAAGGCGGCTTTGGAGTGGGATCGGAGGCGGGCCAAGGGAGGGAACTACATGGATGGTCATTGGAAGATTGAGATCACGGACGAGCGCCTGCAGGCATGTTCTGAGGATTTCTGCTCCTGGGAAAGCATGTTGCTGCACTGGGGTGGAAAGAACAGGACTGATAATGCAGCAACTGATTCTTCAATAACACAGACAACGGGCAATCAATCCTTCTCTTCATTATGA
- the LOC115750726 gene encoding putative UDP-glucuronate:xylan alpha-glucuronosyltransferase 3 isoform X1: MMTSWIVMFSVNREQSGRRMFPRSKYSNDMEKALDSPIQDRDSNYKNPTMKVLLIIILFGSFLTIYRSHNFHLMDDDSSSSPSRLPTTGKLSRESTAANHEYTSSLDIEWDQISNVIEESIDKDEYEVIGLLNFDRNETNRWKQLFPESEHVVLRLDSVRGDITWESLYPEWIDEEQHSQVPNCPTLPQVHVPGKPRVHLIAVKLPCDKSRRWSRDVARLHLQLEAARLAASAKSYSPVRVLLVTDCLPIPNLFACKDLLASEGYARLYEPDLDKLQEKFLLPIGSCELAFPLEPKAQFHSERSRREAYATILHSAHVYVCGAIAAAQSIRMSGSTRDLVILVDEMISEHHRAGLEAAGWKVHTIQRIRNPRAQPGAYNEWNYSKFRLWQLTDYDKIIFIDADQLVLRNIDFLFRMPELSATGNNGSLFNSGVMVIEPSNCTFKLLMDHINEIESYNGGDQGYLNEIFTWWHRIPKHMNFLKHFWEGDDEETKLMKTSLFGADPPVLYVLHYLGLKPWLCFRDYDCNWNVDYYREFASDAAHRTWWKLHDTMPEHLQKFCLLSSKQKAALEWDRRRAKGGNYMDGHWKIEITDERLQACSEDFCSWESMLLHWGGKNRTDNAATDSSITQTTGNQSFSSL; the protein is encoded by the exons ATGATGACTTCATGGATTGTGATGTTTAGCGTGAACCG AGAACAATCGGGCAGAAGAATGTTTCCGAGAAGCAAGTATTCCAATGACATGGAAAAGGCCCTCGATTCACCCATCCAAGACAGGGACTCCAACTACAAGAATCCGACCATGAAAGTGCTCCTTATCATCATTTTGTTCGGGTCGTTCCTCACAATCTACCGGTCCCATAACTTTCATTTGATGGATGATGACTCTTCGAGCTCTCCTTCCCG GCTTCCCACCACTGGCAAACTGTCAAGAGAGAGTACCGCCGCCAACCATGAGTACACGTCGTCCCTAGATATCGAATGGGATCAAATCTCGAATGTGATCGAGGAATCTATCGACAAGGACGAGTATGAGGTCATTGGCCTTCTCAACTTCGACAGGAACGAAACCAATCGCTGGAAGCAGCTGTTCCCAGAATCCGAGCATGTAGTTTTGCGCCTGGACTCCGTACGAGGGGACATAACCTGGGAATCTCTCTATCCTGAATGGATCGACGAGGAACAACATTCCCAGGTCCCAAATTGTCCTACCCTCCCTCAGGTTCACGTCCCAGGTAAACCACGCGTCCATCTCATCGCCGTCAAGCTTCCTTGTGACAAGTCAAGAAGGTGGTCTAGGGATGTGGCTCGGCTCCACTTGCAGCTCGAAGCAGCGAGGCTCGCCGCCTCTGCTAAGAGTTACAGTCCCGTGCGAGTGCTTCTCGTGACTGATTGCCTTCCCATCCCGAATCTATTCGCGTGCAAGGACTTGCTAGCAAGCGAAGGCTATGCACGGCTGTACGAGCCCGACCTCGACAAGCTGCAGGAAAAGTTTCTGCTCCCGATAGGGTCGTGCGAACTTGCCTTTCCTCTCGAGCCGAAAG CACAATTTCACTCGGAGAGATCTCGTCGAGAAGCGTACGCTACCATCCTGCATTCGGCTCACGTTTATGTTTGCGGTGCCATCGCTGCAGCTCAAAGCATACGAATGTCGGGTTCCACGCGAGATCTCGTGATCCTCGTGGACGAAATGATCAGCGAACATCACCGAGCTGGGCTGGAGGCTGCCGGGTGGAAAGTCCACACGATCCAGCGGATCAGAAACCCAAGAGCGCAGCCTGGTGCCTACAACGAATGGAACTACAGCAAGTTCCGCCTCTGGCAGTTGACAGACTACGACAAGATCATTTTCATCGACGCCGATCAACTGGTCCTTAGAAACATTGATTTCCTTTTCAGGATGCCGGAATTGTCCGCCACAGGAAACAACGGCTCCTTGTTCAACTCCGGCGTGATGGTGATCGAGCCCTCAAACTGCACATTCAAGCTGCTCATGGACCACATCAACGAGATTGAGTCCTACAATGGTGGCGACCAAGG GTACTTGAACGAGATATTCACCTGGTGGCACCGAATTCCTAAGCACATGAACTTCTTGAAGCACTTCTGGGAAGGAGACGATGAGGAGACGAAGCTGATGAAGACAAGCCTGTTTGGGGCTGACCCGCCGGTCCTTTACGTCCTCCACTATCTAGGACTCAAGCCGTGGCTGTGCTTCAGGGACTACGATTGCAACTGGAACGTGGACTACTACCGAGAGTTCGCGAGCGATGCAGCACACAGGACGTGGTGGAAGCTGCACGACACCATGCCGGAACATCTGCAGAAGTTCTGTCTGCTGAGCTCAAAGCAGAAGGCGGCTTTGGAGTGGGATCGGAGGCGGGCCAAGGGAGGGAACTACATGGATGGTCATTGGAAGATTGAGATCACGGACGAGCGCCTGCAGGCATGTTCTGAGGATTTCTGCTCCTGGGAAAGCATGTTGCTGCACTGGGGTGGAAAGAACAGGACTGATAATGCAGCAACTGATTCTTCAATAACACAGACAACGGGCAATCAATCCTTCTCTTCATTATGA
- the LOC115750738 gene encoding uncharacterized protein C57A10.07, translating into MSIPSYASSIPKSFLAYPGSNFDLESGTIRRTRKPKSSPLHPVKMLKSFGNHVRYFYKLHPFLAFSISLSFGITILVIISVYQSRYSAIGNYREFDATLENYPFTNLKNLVMVAGHSIYTSKSCEKVDKEDSWFLEPYQKNPGQAATFLDHIEQGIEITAKDEMALLLFSGGETRKDAGPRSEAQSYWAVAESRGWFGKEENVRSRALTEEHARDSFENLLFSVCRFRELTGRYPSNITVVSYDFKEERFAHLHRTAIGFPESRFFYVGTPASSLAREKARKGEALVRQQFREDPYGCQGSLHRKKLGRDPFHRTIPYPKGCPEMQGLFRYCGAALYPGWLPWMS; encoded by the exons ATGAGTATTCCTTCATATGCTTCGAGTATCCCGAAGTCGTTTCTTGCATACCCAGGTAGCAATTTTGACTTAGAATCAGGAACCATCAGAAGAACTCGAAAGCCCAAAAGCTCTCCACTTCACCCGGTCAAAATGCTCAAATCCTTCGGTAACCATGTTCGCTATTTCTACAAGTTGCATCCTTTCTTAGCTTTCTCGATTTCCTTGTCATTTGGGATCACAATTCTGGTAATTATATCTGTATATCAGTCGCGGTATAGCGCCATCGGTAATTATCGAGAATTTGATGCGACTTTGGAGAACTATCCTTTCACCAATCTAAAGAACCTCGTGATGGTGGCTGGGCATTCTATATATACTAGTAAGAGTTGCGAGAAAGTTGATAAGGAGGATTCTTGGTTTTTGGAGCCTTATCAAAAGAATCCCGGTCAAGCTGCTACTtttttagatcatatagaacAAGGAATTGAAATAACGGCGAAAGATGAAATGGCTTTGCTATTATTCAGCGGTGGAGAGACACGTAAAGACGCTGGTCCTCGAAGTGAGGCGCAGAGTTACTGGGCTGTTGCTGAATCTAGAGGATGGTTTG ggaaggaagaaaatgtcagATCGAGGGCCCTCACGGAGGAGCATGCAAGGGACAGCTTTGAGAATCTTCTGTTTAGTGTATGTAGGTTCAGAGAGCTCACTGGAAGATATCCTTCTAATATCACT GTTGTGAGTTATGATTTCAAGGAAGAAAGATTCGCTCATCTGCATCGCACTGCTATCGGATTCCCGGAGTCAAGATTCTTTTACGTAGGAACCCCAGCTTCATCACTTGCAAGAGAGAAAGCCAGGAAGGGCGAGGCGCTGGTGAGGCAGCAATTTCGGGAAGATCCTTACGGGTGCCAAGGTTCATTGCATCGTAAGAAGCTAGGCCGTGATCCTTTCCACCGAACAATTCCTTATCCTAAAGGTTGCCCTGAGATGCAAGGTCTGTTCAGATATTGCGGAGCAGCACTCTATCCAGGTTGGCTTCCCTGGATGTCATAG
- the LOC115750724 gene encoding probable caffeoyl-CoA O-methyltransferase 2 isoform X4, whose product MRMKFTPTMFRCASVVASHSALPPVRAAGKFLPSSKSIAPNGSVLGRGRCCCFGSSSPYVVLEDRGYGNKQVISITPQLYDYVLSNVREPEILQQLRKETASMRGSQMQGYSSLAVALVLPESGFLVACERDAKSLEVAKKYYELAGVSHKVSVRHGLASDTLHSLILNGETCSYDFAFVDAEKRMNEEYFELLLQLVRVGGVIVIDNVLWHGKVADPMVNDMKTISIRNFNRRLMGDDRISTSMVPIGDGILICRKR is encoded by the exons ATGAG AATGAAGTTCACCCCGACAATGTTTCGTTGCGCGTCTGTTGTTGCTTCCCATAGTGCTCTGCCTCCAGTCAGGGCAGCAGGGAAATTCCTGCCTTCCTCGAAGTCGATAGCTCCGAATGGATCGGTACTGGGTCGGGGAAGATGCTGTTGCTTCGGGTCTTCCAGTCCATATGTGGTTTTGGAGGACAGGGGTTATGGCAATAAGCAGGTTATCAGCATCACTCCCCAACTTTACGACTATGTTCTGTCCAATGTTAGAGAACCAGAG ATTTTACAGCAACTTCGCAAGGAGACAGCATCGATGCGTGGTAGTCAGATGCAG GGATACTCTTCCTTGGCTGTTGCACTTGTCCTGCCAGAGTCAGGTTTCTTGGTGGCTTGTGAAAGGGATGCCAAGTCTCTTGAGGTTGCTAAAAAGTATTATGAGCTAGCTGGGGTTTCACACAAG GTAAGTGTGAGACATGGACTAGCGTCGGACACTCTGCACTCTCTTATTTTGAATGGTGAAACTTGCAG CTATGATTTCGCATTTGTTGATGCAGAGAAGAGGATGAATGAGGAATATTTTGAATTGCTGCTGCAGCTT GTGAGGGTTGGTGGCGTGATTGTGATAGATAATGTCCTTTGGCATGGAAAAGTAGCTGACCCTATG GTAAATGACATGAAGACGATCAGCATTAGGAATTTTAATAGGAGATTGATGGGGGATGACCGAATTAGCACCAGCATG GTGCCAATTGGTGATGGCATTTTAATTTGCCGTAAAAGATGA
- the LOC115750724 gene encoding tricin synthase 1-like isoform X1, whose product MRMKFTPTMFRCASVVASHSALPPVRAAGKFLPSSKSIAPNGSVLGRGRCCCFGSSSPYVVLEDRGYGNKQVISITPQLYDYVLSNVREPEILQQLRKETASMRGSQMQVSPDQAQLLAMLVQILGAERCIEVGVYTGYSSLAVALVLPESGFLVACERDAKSLEVAKKYYELAGVSHKVSVRHGLASDTLHSLILNGETCSYDFAFVDAEKRMNEEYFELLLQLVRVGGVIVIDNVLWHGKVADPMVNDMKTISIRNFNRRLMGDDRISTSMVPIGDGILICRKR is encoded by the exons ATGAG AATGAAGTTCACCCCGACAATGTTTCGTTGCGCGTCTGTTGTTGCTTCCCATAGTGCTCTGCCTCCAGTCAGGGCAGCAGGGAAATTCCTGCCTTCCTCGAAGTCGATAGCTCCGAATGGATCGGTACTGGGTCGGGGAAGATGCTGTTGCTTCGGGTCTTCCAGTCCATATGTGGTTTTGGAGGACAGGGGTTATGGCAATAAGCAGGTTATCAGCATCACTCCCCAACTTTACGACTATGTTCTGTCCAATGTTAGAGAACCAGAG ATTTTACAGCAACTTCGCAAGGAGACAGCATCGATGCGTGGTAGTCAGATGCAG GTTTCGCCAGATCAGGCACAACTACTTGCAATGCTTGTGCAGATTCTCGGAGCAGAACGATGTATAGAAGTTGGAGTTTACACT GGATACTCTTCCTTGGCTGTTGCACTTGTCCTGCCAGAGTCAGGTTTCTTGGTGGCTTGTGAAAGGGATGCCAAGTCTCTTGAGGTTGCTAAAAAGTATTATGAGCTAGCTGGGGTTTCACACAAG GTAAGTGTGAGACATGGACTAGCGTCGGACACTCTGCACTCTCTTATTTTGAATGGTGAAACTTGCAG CTATGATTTCGCATTTGTTGATGCAGAGAAGAGGATGAATGAGGAATATTTTGAATTGCTGCTGCAGCTT GTGAGGGTTGGTGGCGTGATTGTGATAGATAATGTCCTTTGGCATGGAAAAGTAGCTGACCCTATG GTAAATGACATGAAGACGATCAGCATTAGGAATTTTAATAGGAGATTGATGGGGGATGACCGAATTAGCACCAGCATG GTGCCAATTGGTGATGGCATTTTAATTTGCCGTAAAAGATGA
- the LOC115750724 gene encoding tricin synthase 1-like isoform X3 encodes MRMKFTPTMFRCASVVASHSALPPVRAAGKFLPSSKSIAPNGSVLGRGRCCCFGSSSPYVVLEDRGYGNKQVISITPQLYDYVLSNVREPEILQQLRKETASMRGSQMQVSPDQAQLLAMLVQILGAERCIEVGVYTGYSSLAVALVLPESGFLVACERDAKSLEVAKKYYELAGVSHKVSVRHGLASDTLHSLILNGETCSYDFAFVDAEKRMNEEYFELLLQLVRVGGVIVIDNVLWHGKVADPMVNLLVPLSLSQWNPVVN; translated from the exons ATGAG AATGAAGTTCACCCCGACAATGTTTCGTTGCGCGTCTGTTGTTGCTTCCCATAGTGCTCTGCCTCCAGTCAGGGCAGCAGGGAAATTCCTGCCTTCCTCGAAGTCGATAGCTCCGAATGGATCGGTACTGGGTCGGGGAAGATGCTGTTGCTTCGGGTCTTCCAGTCCATATGTGGTTTTGGAGGACAGGGGTTATGGCAATAAGCAGGTTATCAGCATCACTCCCCAACTTTACGACTATGTTCTGTCCAATGTTAGAGAACCAGAG ATTTTACAGCAACTTCGCAAGGAGACAGCATCGATGCGTGGTAGTCAGATGCAG GTTTCGCCAGATCAGGCACAACTACTTGCAATGCTTGTGCAGATTCTCGGAGCAGAACGATGTATAGAAGTTGGAGTTTACACT GGATACTCTTCCTTGGCTGTTGCACTTGTCCTGCCAGAGTCAGGTTTCTTGGTGGCTTGTGAAAGGGATGCCAAGTCTCTTGAGGTTGCTAAAAAGTATTATGAGCTAGCTGGGGTTTCACACAAG GTAAGTGTGAGACATGGACTAGCGTCGGACACTCTGCACTCTCTTATTTTGAATGGTGAAACTTGCAG CTATGATTTCGCATTTGTTGATGCAGAGAAGAGGATGAATGAGGAATATTTTGAATTGCTGCTGCAGCTT GTGAGGGTTGGTGGCGTGATTGTGATAGATAATGTCCTTTGGCATGGAAAAGTAGCTGACCCTATGGTGAACCTtcttgttcctctctctctctctc AGTGGAATCCGGTGGTGAACTAG
- the LOC115750724 gene encoding tricin synthase 1-like isoform X2: protein MKFTPTMFRCASVVASHSALPPVRAAGKFLPSSKSIAPNGSVLGRGRCCCFGSSSPYVVLEDRGYGNKQVISITPQLYDYVLSNVREPEILQQLRKETASMRGSQMQVSPDQAQLLAMLVQILGAERCIEVGVYTGYSSLAVALVLPESGFLVACERDAKSLEVAKKYYELAGVSHKVSVRHGLASDTLHSLILNGETCSYDFAFVDAEKRMNEEYFELLLQLVRVGGVIVIDNVLWHGKVADPMVNDMKTISIRNFNRRLMGDDRISTSMVPIGDGILICRKR, encoded by the exons ATGAAGTTCACCCCGACAATGTTTCGTTGCGCGTCTGTTGTTGCTTCCCATAGTGCTCTGCCTCCAGTCAGGGCAGCAGGGAAATTCCTGCCTTCCTCGAAGTCGATAGCTCCGAATGGATCGGTACTGGGTCGGGGAAGATGCTGTTGCTTCGGGTCTTCCAGTCCATATGTGGTTTTGGAGGACAGGGGTTATGGCAATAAGCAGGTTATCAGCATCACTCCCCAACTTTACGACTATGTTCTGTCCAATGTTAGAGAACCAGAG ATTTTACAGCAACTTCGCAAGGAGACAGCATCGATGCGTGGTAGTCAGATGCAG GTTTCGCCAGATCAGGCACAACTACTTGCAATGCTTGTGCAGATTCTCGGAGCAGAACGATGTATAGAAGTTGGAGTTTACACT GGATACTCTTCCTTGGCTGTTGCACTTGTCCTGCCAGAGTCAGGTTTCTTGGTGGCTTGTGAAAGGGATGCCAAGTCTCTTGAGGTTGCTAAAAAGTATTATGAGCTAGCTGGGGTTTCACACAAG GTAAGTGTGAGACATGGACTAGCGTCGGACACTCTGCACTCTCTTATTTTGAATGGTGAAACTTGCAG CTATGATTTCGCATTTGTTGATGCAGAGAAGAGGATGAATGAGGAATATTTTGAATTGCTGCTGCAGCTT GTGAGGGTTGGTGGCGTGATTGTGATAGATAATGTCCTTTGGCATGGAAAAGTAGCTGACCCTATG GTAAATGACATGAAGACGATCAGCATTAGGAATTTTAATAGGAGATTGATGGGGGATGACCGAATTAGCACCAGCATG GTGCCAATTGGTGATGGCATTTTAATTTGCCGTAAAAGATGA
- the LOC115750724 gene encoding probable caffeoyl-CoA O-methyltransferase 2 isoform X5 yields the protein MDRYWVGEDAVASGLPVHMWFWRTGVMAISRLSASLPNFTTMFCPMLENQRFYSNFARRQHRCVVVRCRFFMALLHFLVSPDQAQLLAMLVQILGAERCIEVGVYTGYSSLAVALVLPESGFLVACERDAKSLEVAKKYYELAGVSHKVSVRHGLASDTLHSLILNGETCSYDFAFVDAEKRMNEEYFELLLQLVRVGGVIVIDNVLWHGKVADPMVNDMKTISIRNFNRRLMGDDRISTSMVPIGDGILICRKR from the exons ATGGATCGGTACTGGGTCGGGGAAGATGCTGTTGCTTCGGGTCTTCCAGTCCATATGTGGTTTTGGAGGACAGGGGTTATGGCAATAAGCAGGTTATCAGCATCACTCCCCAACTTTACGACTATGTTCTGTCCAATGTTAGAGAACCAGAG ATTTTACAGCAACTTCGCAAGGAGACAGCATCGATGCGTGGTAGTCAGATGCAGGTTTTTCATGGCTCTCTTACATTTTCTG GTTTCGCCAGATCAGGCACAACTACTTGCAATGCTTGTGCAGATTCTCGGAGCAGAACGATGTATAGAAGTTGGAGTTTACACT GGATACTCTTCCTTGGCTGTTGCACTTGTCCTGCCAGAGTCAGGTTTCTTGGTGGCTTGTGAAAGGGATGCCAAGTCTCTTGAGGTTGCTAAAAAGTATTATGAGCTAGCTGGGGTTTCACACAAG GTAAGTGTGAGACATGGACTAGCGTCGGACACTCTGCACTCTCTTATTTTGAATGGTGAAACTTGCAG CTATGATTTCGCATTTGTTGATGCAGAGAAGAGGATGAATGAGGAATATTTTGAATTGCTGCTGCAGCTT GTGAGGGTTGGTGGCGTGATTGTGATAGATAATGTCCTTTGGCATGGAAAAGTAGCTGACCCTATG GTAAATGACATGAAGACGATCAGCATTAGGAATTTTAATAGGAGATTGATGGGGGATGACCGAATTAGCACCAGCATG GTGCCAATTGGTGATGGCATTTTAATTTGCCGTAAAAGATGA
- the LOC115750725 gene encoding major allergen Pru ar 1-like, producing MHFGKMRTPPLQPINASRSHLFHPKLTNLLNSTLFHHIVCISLYSNLKTIMGVFTFTNEYMSTIPPARLFKALVLDSHTLIPKLMPQAIKSIDIIQGDGGAGTIKQINFIEGNQLSSMKNRVDELNEETFTYKYTMIDLKDEFEYIAYEVKFEPTLEGGSKNKMMSTYYTTGDVTLKEEDIKVGKERALGMYKVAEAYLLQNPDAYA from the exons ATGCACTTTGGGAAAATGAGGACTCCTCCACTCCAACCTATAAATGCGTCTCGTTCTCATCTCTTCCACCCCAAGCTCACAAACCTCCTGAACTCGACTCTATTTCATCATATTGTTTGTATTTCTCTATATAGCAACCTGAAAACCATCATGGGTGTATTCACTTTTACAAATGAATACATGTCCACAATTCCTCCTGCAAGATTGTTCAAGGCCCTAGTTTTGGACTCACATACCCTGATTCCCAAACTCATGCCTCAAGCTATCAAGAGTATTGACATCATCCAAGGCGATGGAGGGGCTGGAACTATTAAGCAGATCAACTTCATTGAAG GTAATCAGCTTAGCAGCATGAAGAATCGAGTGGATGAGCTGAACGAGGAGACGTTTACGTACAAGTATACCATGATCGATCTAAAGGACGAGTTTGAATATATTGCTTACGAAGTCAAGTTTGAGCCAACACTGGAAGGCGGGAGCAAGAACAAGATGATGAGCACGTATTACACAACGGGCGATGTTACGCTCAAAGAAGAGGACATTAAGGTAGGCAAAGAGAGAGCCTTGGGAATGTACAAGGTCGCCGAAGCATACCTCCTCCAAAACCCCGATGCTTATGCTTGA